The genomic DNA GTCATGCCTTTCTACACAAATCAATCATCCAAATGGTGTGTAAAAAAGACAAAGTAGTTTACAAATTACAACCATACTTAAAATTGAATGAAAGAAATTAGTATTAATCCACATAAGATAAGAAAAATCATGTAATCAAACCTGTGACAAAATAAGATCTTTGGAAGTCTTGTTTGATTGTGTCCACAACAGAAGCACGATCAATGGTTTGAAGAAGTCTCTGAGGAGGAgaagcttcttcttcatcagaTGGAGAACGGAAAGCAGAAGCAGCAATGCCTAGAAGCTCAGAACTATACCATGCAACCTTAAGAAATGCATTGGTCTGTGGTTGTGACTCTTGATTTTGGTTTGTTCCATTGCATTGAATTTGAAACCTATGGATTTTTGTGTTATTGCGatgatgttggtgttttggtgcaAAGAACAAAGAACTGTGGTGATGGTTGTGAGTAGTGTTGATTGATATAGCAGAAAATGCCATGAAACTAAACAGAAGAAGAAAGGTTAGAATGATTTTGTTAGAATCTAAGAACAAACAGTTGCCCCCTGCCTTGTATTTAAATATCTAAGTTTCTAATTAATGATAGCCACATAAATAATAAACAGTGAcagctcaaaaaaaaaaagcattgttttataaaataaaaaagggctACGCGCTTTGTTCTTCTGTCACATACAACTCCAACTCCACTCACgacccttcttcttcctctccccATCATTACTTCTGTGCTTCTATCTCCCTCTTGCCGGAGCTGCCTTTTCCGTTCATACAGCGGCGGAGCCTTCCCCTTTATTGAGATCCGGTTCCTAAGCCAAGCATTCTCAACGAAATGTACGAGTTTGAGGCAAGTGAGTACTATATGATAATGACTATCATTTTGTAGTTACAGTATTGCCTGTTTTACTATACCAAACGTGGATGGGGCAGGAAATCCTCACCCGTATATAGAGCTCTGCCTAGAGTTCTTGAACGGACCGGAAAGAACAAAGCGCGTagcccttttttattttataaaacaatgcTTTTTCCAACCCTTTTAATCTTAGCCATTGGTTTTCTATTTTACCACATGTCACACATCCATGATGGTAAATGGAGCACTCAATGGAAACGTTCCCCTCAGTCTTTCTCCCTCACCGGAAACCACCACCGGCCATACCAACCCTCTGCCGTCGTACGCCGTCTTCACCACCACCACTAGCCATAACGGTTCATATCTGCAACACAACCTCCTCTTCTTTTCTTCCTCACCACCGGCGAACCAAACCCAGATACGGCGAACGGAGAAACCATAACTCACCACCGTCATATTATTTCTCCGTCAAGCACAGTGTCGTCGTTAGGACGGCTGTTTGACGACGGCGAGAGAAGGGGAATGTTGCAGAGAGCGAAAGGACTGAAAAAAGGTTTATGAAACTACCAAAATACCCTGCCACGTAGGAAGCGAAAACCAAATTCTCATGCATCAACGAATCATCACAAGTACATAGGAACTACCAAAAAAGGAAGTAGTtgagtctctctctctctctgaaagCAACCATGGCAATTCTAAGATCAATACTGAAAGCAACAAAAACAACCCTTCAACATTCATCATCTCTTCTCCGTAACATGAGCAATCTCCCAGAAAACACAGTATACACAGGTCCAACACCACAAAACAAAAGAGTAACACTTTCACAACTacatcaaaaacataaaaactcaCAACCAATCACAATGGTCACTGCTTATGATTACCCTTCTGCTGTTCACCTCGATATGGCCGCCATTGATATCTGTCTTGTTGGTGATTCTGCTTCCATGGTTGTTCATGGTCATGATACTACTTTGCCTATTACTTTAGATGAAATGCTTGTTCATTGTCGTGCTGTTGCTCGTGGTGCTAAAACTCCTCTTCTTGTTGGTGATTTGCCTTTTGGAACCTATGAATGTAGTTCTAATCAGGTACTTTACTTTCTTAGGCTCTGTTttcataaataacttatttgcATGTTTCATTATCATAAGCACTTTATGTAACCTATTTCTATAGGAATTGAGTTGATTGCGTTAAATATCTTAGTGGATGAGTCATCGTGTTTTAGAATCAAATGAATGAAGAATTTAGTTATGCTAGAGTAGTCTATAAGTATAGCTTATTCTCTCAATGAAAGCACCAATTGTTATGAACAATTATAAAAACGTATTGTATAACTTAAAATCTTACCTTAAGTCATAATTGATGTTTGATGAGTTTACATGCAACACTGTGATATCTGATTACTTATTAAACTCAGAATGTTCTGCTGGTTAAGAACTTGGATTTGGGAAAAGAGATTATGGTGTGGAACTTACTGTGTATAACTTGGTCTTAGTTAATAGAAGTTCCTAGATATTTTGAGAAGGTTTTGGGAAATCGCctcttaaaacaaaataatcaaaaagaacattttgattaaattgaggaaaacatatttaaacaagCAGTGTTTGATCATTAACTAACAATCTGAGTAGATTTAGGAGCATGATTCATCGAAATTTGAGGTTCAACAACCTGCAGTAATCCAATAGCCAACCTCCTAGTCAAATCTTCAACTTATATTTTCACCGCAAAGCCAAACCACTTGTTACTATATTTATAACAGTTGGTTGCTTCTTCATTTAAACTGACTGAACCAAGTAATAATAGTAAGTTACAACCGTTATCTAATTACTCTAGATCTTTCAGCACTAGCCctccattttcttaataattaagCCTTACTAAATAGTTTTAATAGGTTTTGTTTCGATTTAACATCGTATTTGTGTAACTGTTTTAACTTTCTTAGAATGTGCAATGGTTTTAAGTGCTGCTGTTTTGATCATAACCAGGCAGTGGACACGGCAGTTCGAATTTTGAAAGAAGGACAAATGGATGCCATAAAGTTGGAAGGAGGTTCACCTTCAAGAATTGTTGCAGCAAAAGCTATTGTTGAAGCTGGAATAGCTGTGATTGGGCATGTTGGTCTTACTCCACAAGCCATTAGTGTTTTAGGAGGATTTAGGCCTCAGGGAAGGAATGTTGCAAGTGCTGTCAAGGTCTATATATCTCTATTCTTTCATACATGATGCAAGTATTTTTgcatttgaacaattttttggtCATTCTAAAAGGAATGAGTTTGTGTAGGTTGTCGAGACAGCATTGGCTTTGCAAGAAGCAGGGTGTTTTGCTGTTGTTCTTGAATGTGTGCCTGCACCGGTGGCTGCAGCAGCAACAGCGGCGCTTCAAATTCCTACAATTGGAATTGGGGCTGGTCCCTATTGCAGTGGACAGGTTAGTTGGCCTAATATTcatgtatgtttggattgacagcAAATTAGTCATAATCATGATGTCGCCGTGATTTCGTGAAACTTACGGTGATTTCAAATACTGAGTAGCATACATTAGTtgcaattattttgtttagctAATAATAATTGACCTTTGCTTTATTTCAATGCATTTATTCTTCTTCAAGTTGTTGTGTGTTTTCGCTTCCTGATAATTGTCTCtcttaaataatattttcactTTAATACAATATATGGAGATGTTTTTATCAAGTTCGAGGATATGCTAAGATTGGTCTCGTGTCTCTTATGGATggagttttaattttattatcccTCATTTATTTggaaataattaaacataagaTCATTTACGAGCTTATAATTTTACATTAACAAAGAGAAAAGGGAATCTTTTTCTCAGTTCAAAGTAAGACATtaatttctcatttatttttgattaatCACGCAGGTGCTTGTTTACCATGATCTTCTTGGTATGTTACAACACCCTCACCATGCAAAGGTATTTAGATCAAATGTTAAcctcatttttctttcaatttttatagGATATAATATAATGATACAGTGCTGAAGTTGAGGTGTGACCATATTTTTTGCAGGTGACTCCAAAATTTTGTAAACAGTACGCTCGTGTTGGAGACGTCATCAATAAAGCCTTACTGGAATATAAGGAAGATGTGATGAATGGTTCATTTCCTGATGCTCAACATAGTCCATACAAAATCAGTGAAACTGATGCTAATGGTTTCTTAAATGAGCTGCAAAAGTTAGGTTTTGACAAGGCTGCATCTGCGGCATCTGAAGCAGTTCAGAAGATGGTTTCAAAATCAACAAAGTAACAATTTAGTAAAGCTAAGAATCCTCCTGAGTTTTTCATTTGATGTTTTTCATTGTCTTCAATGCCAGAATAAACCGAATGACATAAGTCAAGAGAATTTGGGCAGAACAGATAGAtagatttaagtttttttcttaaGGCAGACTGCTTCATTGGTCAAATTCATGAAATTTTATTGATATGTTACAGAAACAAATTTTGTCATCCCACATCATATATGGAACCTATAGAAAAGTTAATGCGATATCAGTTATCACGAAAGAAAATTCTTTATAGCATTGTATCagagaaaaatgttgaaaactgattttgatatgttcctttttatttatttatgcacttaTTGATCTAATCTATCCTTCTAGTTTATCAAAAATAACATGCTTCCACTGTAAAATTAGTTTTCTTTGCATACTTATGTGTTATTGCAGACAATATCATGTTTATTttctgatttgtttttttatttagctTGTATTATGGAGCAACTCAGCAAAGTCCTGTATCTTTTTGTATTATAGAGCACTTGCTGAGTTATCATTTCTCACTTTTCAGGAGCCCAAGATTGCATTTTCTTTTGCATTGTCCATTTTCTTTCCAAGGCTTCTTTTCACAGTACCataactaatttattttgtCACTAGACATTTTATTTGATACTCCATGATATTATTATTAGGAAGGTAAAAGTGATGTATAAAAACTGTAAATGTAATCAAGGAAAACTTCATTTTAAATCTGCATGAACTTTTTTATCATCCTTTCAAGATCAAGGATTTGTGCTCTTTAATTGAGGCTGATTATGGAGCTCTGACCAATGTCACTTGTGAGATTCAATGGCTCCAATTCAGTTATTTTGCACATAATCCAACCTTCAATAAGTTCACCAAGTACTGAGAAACAGTCCACCATATCAACTGCAAAATTATTCAGAATGATCTTATACACCTAACTAATGTCAGTAAGTATCATCATCTTCTGAACTAGTTGATGTGCTAAATAAACTTCTTCATTTCAACCCCTCATCTCCAAGGTTGGTCTATGTGATACACATAACAACTTGTGTATCTATATATATCATCATATAATCATTAATCAAATTTAAGTTATTAGTTAAAATCATTTAGTGTGCTGTTAGTTACAAATAGTATGTGTCATTTATGTTATTGTATTGCAGTAGCTACTTAACTTGTAATCTTCTGTATATAAACATGCTAAGATGCATGTTTCATTACCTTGAATAAAGAATTCCTTTATTTTCAAGCATCTTTGTGAAAATATACCACTAATAAAgactaattttataaaataactcataatttttattttccatgcaAAATTAATGAGCAATATAATTTGATTAATGGTTTTGTCTATAATACTGCAAAGTCGCAATATTTGTAGGACAAATTGGCAAATTGACCCATTCCACTAGAGATTGTCCGATGCCTTTTTTAAGAAGAAACCAGACAAGCAAATTGGCACAAAGTGACAATTTATTGGTCTGCTCAACATGTTGATTTCACGCTAATGTGGGGCTCTTCTAGGTGAAAACACGTGACTCTTGAAAATGTTTTGTCCATTTGTTAATAAAAGTGGTCATATCCTTGCTTTAttgtataagttatttccaattttttagatttatttaaagggaaaaaaaattaaaatcatagtGCATAAAATCATACAAGATCTAACATCACAACTACGTTGACACCCAACAACCTCTTCTATCATTTGCAACACTCTagcaattattattaaataataaagacaaaaaaaattagaagactAGGTCAAAACTCAAGGATACAATTCAAAGAACCGATATCATTTGTCTCGTTAAAATATTGTCATTAAAATCCCAGGAATAAAACTCACTTAAGGAAAAAAGAGAGCATAATGAAATAACAAGTAAAAAGAAAGCCGATGCCGAAGTCCACTAAGAAAACAATATCAAAAAAtgtattagcaaaaaaaaaaagggaagatCATTCTTGTTGCGAGTCAAGTCACCAACGATGAAAGTTGGAATGAAGTCTCACTATACCACAATAGTGATTTGGAAACCATGATTCGCTAATTTGTCTGCATAACTATTACCTTCTCTAAAGATACGAGAGACTTGAAAGTGAAATCCTCGAATGATATTTAGACAATTAGACCAATGGTTTTGTAATAGAACCAAAAAAGGATTGATAAAAGCTTGAATAGGAGTGACATTAAAGCCAAAAATTCGTCCAATATTTGCTAGAAGCAAATTATATAGCACGCATATCACATTTCATTTCAGCTTGGAAAACATTGGCAATTCCCAATGACTCAAAGAAAATTTGCATTGCGAGCTCGAAAGTTCCTCCACAAATTGAGATCTTAGGACAACCTTTAGATGCTTTATCAACGTTACATTTCATGCATTGCAAGAGGGACATGACCAATTGACTTAAATTATTTTGGAAGCCGAAGGAGGATGACATTTGACATCAAAAGCCTTGAGAATCTATTGATAGAGCTCAAATTTGGTTGCACCTGTAGAACATCAGTAAACAACTTGAAATCATACTCAAACCTCTCTTTCTCAACTTATCATTAGTAGCAACTACATTATGAAATATTCTACacaaaagcaatgcaatgactTGGCAAAAGGGATGCGATGAGACCAAATGGATTTGCCTCAAGAAACCCTATTAAAGGAGGTTGATATGCTAGTGTATGCATCTTTAACATCAAGCTTTCCATATTTGAAATGATCCTAAACTCTAGTGTCAAGAATTGAACGAATTGGTATGGTCATGTTCTTGATGTCATCACACATGTGAGAAACTTTTGGCTGCATAATAATagcaaaatatcattttccatCTCTCTCTGATACAACTTGCCACATTTTCCATCTTGTTTGGGTAAAAAACAATTCAAGTACAATACTAGTCTTTCATACACACACATTCTTGTATTAAGTATCTCAATTAGAatgcattcatttttttttaagaaagtgaTTAATTATCTcgattttcaatgcaaaataaCACGGACTAAAATATCATTGCACTtcatttactattttaaaccAGGCCCGTCcttgagggggtgcaaacagctcaacagAGCTGGGCCTCCCTCACTCATGggccacaatttttttttaatacccactAGTACTACtgctcttcaaaaaaaatttaatacccCCAGCCATTTTCTGTCCCCTTGTTTTAGCcttttaggcctattagaattaggtcatcttgcttttggtgttaggtgggggttcctcatgtataaggtagtcattttcacctttgggtgtaccgcatatatacggcaccttatatttatcttttaaaaaatataaatagatcattgttttttttaaaaaaatacgttttgattttatcactggcctcttttcattctcagagccgagcctccgaattcttAAGGACAGCCCTGTTTTAAACTATATACTAGCAATTgcattaataaataaggatagcgtttaaaaaataataaatattatattgatattataaaatgataaataatttgaGACGGTAAAATAGTCCAAATAGCACACATAACATGAGAAGAAAGGAGTACCACTTAATATaaggattaaaatgaaaataaatttcttaAGTTTAAGTTTAGTGCCATCATAAAGGATAAATGAAGATATGTTTAATAATATCatatcactactaaaaaaataaaaattagtgaggAAAAACATgcaatccctctctaattccgtcactaaattttgcaaTCAAGAAATTTATGAGGAATTTTATGTTTTCCGTCACAAATTTCCCtccctaattttgctttttctagtagtgtataATAATTCTGATGAGTCACGTGGATGCCACATAATCTAAATGTCCATATGGCAATAGCTAATAGTGAACTATGTTTATCTAGACGACATGAAATAGATgacaaaaactaaatttatatgtcattttatatttatcagattgttcaaccattaattttaggtttaattacattttttgtcCTCGTGTTTTGATCTACTCACGAAATTGGTCTTGCCTCCTTAAAACAGAGCAAAATTGTccttcaaatatcatttttgttgcatttttcatcATACCCCCCATTTTATCCTCCAAAAAACACTGATGTGTCAAAATTTTAAGTGATGTGGCCAATGAAACACTTATGTGGCAATGCATACGTGGAAAAACAATTATACATGTcatcatattaatattttattattcacTAAAATGAATTCTTGAACCTAGAAAAGAAAAGTGCCCACGTCTGGCATCATCATCCCAAATTCATCTTGTTCATGACCATGACCACTATCATCAACCTAAATTGAACTAGCATCATCCGCTtatccttcttcttctcaacTGCCAAcctagaagaaagaaaaaaaatcaaacccatCAAAAATATTTGAACCCAGAAAACATCCCTCGCATTTGTttaatacaacttcaaaaaaaaaaaaaaaaaaaaacaaatggatCTCAGCCGTCTCTCTTTCATTCAactcaaacaaaatcaaataaattataatgtttCAACATCTTGAGCCAACCTCCACCTCAAACTGAGATCTAGGTTTTGACAGttacatttttaaaatcaatcaaaaagaagaaaacaaaaaaaagatattttttaaatcCATGTATTTTACTCACGGCAGCCATAATGTTTCTGGAAAAACCCATCGACAAAGACGATTGACCTTCTTAGAATGCACGATTTAGGGatgaaaacaaaaggaaagaaaatattacGGTCCTGAGACCAATATGTATTCCAGCTACCATTTTCAGCCAAACCAATACCGATCTAGACAAGTAGGTGTTGAAAGtttgttttggtgttgatgAAAAACGTATCAGATGAAGATAAAATGGTTTGACGAAAGGGTTCAGTGATATGAGATGAAAGGGTTCATCATAGCAAAGGAAAAAACTAGAAAAGGAAATGAATATGATTGTGGTGAATAATTTGGGGTTGATACAGAAATTTTGGCTCATGATTGGTGTTTGATGATATGTTATAGATATAGCTCAACCCCAATTTTCGTGAAATATAGTTGCTCCTGAATATGCCTTTATGCTATATTTTCTCTAAACAATAGTTA from Medicago truncatula cultivar Jemalong A17 chromosome 8, MtrunA17r5.0-ANR, whole genome shotgun sequence includes the following:
- the LOC25500823 gene encoding 3-methyl-2-oxobutanoate hydroxymethyltransferase 1, mitochondrial, which translates into the protein MAILRSILKATKTTLQHSSSLLRNMSNLPENTVYTGPTPQNKRVTLSQLHQKHKNSQPITMVTAYDYPSAVHLDMAAIDICLVGDSASMVVHGHDTTLPITLDEMLVHCRAVARGAKTPLLVGDLPFGTYECSSNQAVDTAVRILKEGQMDAIKLEGGSPSRIVAAKAIVEAGIAVIGHVGLTPQAISVLGGFRPQGRNVASAVKVVETALALQEAGCFAVVLECVPAPVAAAATAALQIPTIGIGAGPYCSGQVLVYHDLLGMLQHPHHAKVTPKFCKQYARVGDVINKALLEYKEDVMNGSFPDAQHSPYKISETDANGFLNELQKLGFDKAASAASEAVQKMVSKSTK